TACAATGACCCTGATACCCTCAAAGTAAGATTGAAAAATGATTCAAGAAACTTCTCCATGTTTATGATATTTGCCCAATCATCACTTGTTAATGCCCCTGCAACTTTTCATCTTCACAAACATAACCAAGAAGATAATCCAACAATCCCAAGTCATGGTCAGCATAGGTAACAAAAGCTTTCTCAAATTCTTTTGCCGTTTTCAACATCAAATATGTAGAATTCCATCGAGTGACAACATCTAAACACAAAGTctttttacttgttattttttcaatttcacaacaatccttaaaattttgaatccTCATAGGAGATTGCCTAATATATTTTACAGCTTGTCTAATACGTCTCACAGAATCACCAATTTCTTTCAAACCATCTTGAACTATGAGATTAATAATATGAGCCACACATCTCATGTGAAGATGTTGACCGTTCATCAAATTAAATCCCCATTTACTGAGTTGTTTTGACATTTCTTTCACAGTAACATCATTTGAACTAGCATTATCAACCGTGATAGTGAAAACTTTATCCAAACCCCAATCAAGCAAACATTTTGTGATCGCAACTGCCATATCATCACCTTTATGACTGAATACAGGACAAAAATTTAATATCTTCTTATGAAAGTTCCAATCTTGGTCAATAAAGTGAGCAGTGATacacatataattaattttctaTATTGAAGTCCATGTATCAGTCGTAAGACAAACTctttgatttatacctttgaAAAGATTCTtaagtttttgtttttcttcCAAAAAGAGTTCGAAACAATCCCTTGTCAATGTAGCACGAGATGAGATTCGAAATTGAGGTTGTGTCACAGTCACAAAGTACCTAAATCCTTCACCCTCGACAAAACTAAAAGGTAATTCATCCACAATTATCATCTTAGCTAAAGCTCTTCTACTTAATTCTTGATCATATTTCCAAATGTTTATTGTTACTTCACTCCTTTGATCTTTTGAAATTTGTTGAAACCCAATTTTTGCTTGACTGGTTTCCATGTTGTGGGGATTTTTCTtacattttttcaaatgattacTCAAAGACGATGTACCATTAGCATTTGAATCAGCTGCATAATTCGCACCACAATAATTACACTTTGCTCTAAAAGCCCCACAAGAATCAGTATATTTCTCAAAGTGTTCCCAAACAACAGATCTAGATTTCatggtttttctttttttactgACAGGAATCGAATTTGTAGGCGAAGCAATAGGCACGTTTCCATTTCCATTTGAACCTCCAATTTCATCAATTACAGCATTATTTTCAGCCATCTATTAGGATATTCAAAGAAATACAATgaacttaaaaaataaattccaTATACGTAATATGATAGTGAGAATGTGAGACAAAGTAAacaaataatgaaaaaaataaaactgataTAAACATATTTAATCAAGAAGATATCATCAATCCatcatcaaataattttttaaccaGTTAATCTACGGTAaaagaaattaagaaaacaaATTTAACATAGAAAAATACCTTGGGAAATATACAGAGCACCAAGACGTTCGATTCTTCTACCTCTTCAATCGAGATCTGTGAAGTAGTAAACTCTTGAAGGCTCGAAGCAAAACATGCTCTTTTTCTCCATCTTCATTTGTGCGGGCTGTGCGGCTGATATTCTGAGACTTCAAAAGTCATCTCAAAGCCCTAAATAAAttagtttattatttattaacttgtttttaaattttatttttattttttaggttAGGGCATGTTTGGGGTACGTACATTACAATGAAAAAACAACAAATTCTCATATATTTCGGTTTTTCGGTTATTtcggatttttttttaaaaaatcgaaaACCGAACCGGAAAACCGAAAATATTTAAACTCGAAACCGAAACCGGTCAAATAACCGAAAAAACCGAACCGAAAAAACCGAATTTTACGGTTCGgtcggttttttcggttttatcCGAAATTTGAACACCCCTAGCTGCAAGTCCTGTCCACAAATGGGTTTCATTGGTTGTAGCCACTCTTCATCATCACGGAACACAACCCCTGCCATCGcacacaactctgatatgatACAGGGAAAGAAAAGCCCGATGTGTCTGTTATGAACGCTcatcaaaatttgagaattgATAAGTTTTCCCACATTGATTGGGTAACCATGAGACAAAGCATATAGCACCATGACCCGCTCCTTTTGTACTTCACTTTTGTGTGAGACCGGCATCATTCTCCTCGCCAAAAACAAATACCAAAGAGCATTATCGGTCGTCAGATATTTTTCATCAAAACAACTTGGTGACCCCCTACTGGTTCCATATCGCCCCTGGATGACACAAGGTGTTGATTATCACATTATAATCAAGGTTAGCAACCAAAGCCTGGAAGGCGGAATCATCGACCTCGGGCGTTTCTAAAAAAGAATTGATTATACCCGAATCAAATGAGACAAGTTTACCTCGAACAAAGGCCTTGGCATCCGTCCTCTCACCAGCATTCGCATAAAACTCTCGCACCACCGATACCACCGCCGCTCTCGGTTGAGTTCCAAATTTTTCTCATCTGCGCCTCTCCAACCCCAGAAGAGGCCCAACGTATCGATCTTCTCTTTGTCTACGAAATCCCCGCTCGGTAATCGGGTTTCTATTAATTTTGGCATGTTCATACCGTGCCTGCGCCGCATCACTAACAAATCTAGTTCTATCAAACGAAGAAAAAGAAGAGCCGGGATTACCTTTCACCTTCTTGGGAGCCATGGTTTGAGAATGAGATGGGATGGTTTGAGAATGAGAtgagaatttgagaatttgttttGAGAATGAGATAAGGAGAAGGGGAAGGGGAAAGATAAATGAGAGAGATTTGGAGAATGGTGGATTTGAGATAAGGAGATAAGGAAATGGGTGGAGAAGAGAAATATAAAGGAAAGAGAAAGGGAGAGGGAAAGAAAAAAAGGGGGGAGCTCGTGCTCGAGCGGTACTTTGTTGCCGCTCGAGCGCGAGGGGTGCGCAAAGCGTGAGGGGTGCGCTGAAAAGTTTGCGCACccctcgcgctcgagcggtaacaagttaccgctcgagcgcgaggcGTGCGCTTGGAAATTTTCCAGCGCACccctcgcgctcgagcggtaactTCTTACCGCTTGGGCGAAAGGTGCTCGGGAAAATTTCCAGAGCCGCTCGAGCGCGAGCTGTGAGCTGGTCCAGCGCACAGCTCGCGCTTGAGCGGTAGCAAAAAAGCGCTCGAGCGCGAGGCGCTCTGGAAAATTTTCCCGAGCacctcgcgctcgagcggtaactTGAACAtccttcgcgcccgagcgggagCATTTCGctagcaaaatttttaaaaaaaaactaatttttttttaaattttaaaccattttgtttattttgcacatgaaataaaaaataacaaagtAAACATGAGGTAAAgaattaatttttcatttaacAGATCAGCTGTTATTataatttaacaaaataatacATCAATGTTGTCTCTGTCTAGAAACAGTTATGTCCATCTCATTTCTCATTCGAGTTGTTCTATCTCTACCAACTCTTCTTCTTTCACGTCTAACATGGTTGTGGTGCAATTCGAAAGTTGGAGGATCCCAGTAGCGCTCATCCGCAAGAGGTTGAAATCTGCCTTCGTAAGTCGCTAAGTACTCAGATATATTATACCATGGCTGCACAAGTGTCGTGGGATCCAACGAGTGCCAATTTACAGTACAAATAGCATGAGAACATGGTATGCCAAAAATCGTCCATTTACCACATGAACAATCACTCGTTGATAACTTGACCACCTGCATATGTTGGCCACGACTTGGTCTTCCTACAGTTGTAACCGAAGCAGTTTGCTCACATACATCATATTTGGCAACACGATGTTCACTAGATTTTCTCGTCCACTTGTCACACATCCGACATGCATAATCTGACCACAGCTGATTTTCATGAACCATACGACCACCTCTACTCACACGTTCAATAAAATATTGTACGCACCTCATAAGTGTCAAGTGTACTATGGCAGATATAGGAAGTCTACGAGCATCCTTCAACACACTATTTAAACACTTCGACATATTGGTTGTCATCACCCCACGACGCCAACCACCGTCATGAGCCAAACTTCATTTTTCTTTCTCAATTCCAGCCAAATTTCGGTGcgccaaaatgtttttatgcttGATTGCCTCCATTATTTAttcaaacttacaaatttgatttTGTGTGCCTGCCGCCCAGAATAAATCTTTCAGATGAACGTCTTTGAATTTAACGTTAAAGTTTGAACACACGTGTCTCAAACAAAAACGATGCACACCGTATGGAGGTTGAAAATATGGTAGCTCTGCAGTTGCGCGCACGATTCCCTTATGTCTATCAGAAATAAGACACACGCCGTTTTCACCACGAACAACATGTCTTCCTACGTTATCCAAGAATCATTTCCAAGAATCTGTTGTTTCTTCATCCACAATAGCGAATGCTAGCGGTAGAACCTGATTGTTCGCATCCAGAGTGACACTGATCAACATTTTGTGCTTGCATTTGGTATACAAGTGTGTACCATCAACACTAATTATTTTTCGACAATGCTGAAACCCATCAACACACGGCCTGAATGCCCAGAAAACATAGTTTAGTGTCTTACTCATTTCATTGTTGGCTCTCAGATGCTTCCACTCCACAACTGTTCCCTGATTATATTTTGACAAAGCGCACATATATTTGGGAAGTAATTGCACGGAGCTCTCCCATGTACCATAAGCAATTTCAATAGCACGTTTCAAACTTCGCCATGCCTTTGTGTACGAGATTTGATATCCATATTTATCTTTCACATTTTCGATGATATACTTAATCTCGTACGAAGGATCACAACGAACAACTCCCAATAGCGTATGTGCCACCATATCACTGTTCAGATTCTTGTGGTCTAAACCAACAGAGGTAGATATACATGTGTGAGGCCcgtcatattttgttattttccaaTATCCAGTCTTGGCCTTCAAAGAAGCGCGAAGTCCCCATCGACAAATAATCgtagaagaattatttttacaACGTAACTTCCACAAACTGCGTGTGCTAACCACGACACGGTACTCACGCCTGACAACTCTTACTGAATAATCCTTGATAGATGCAATAAGATCATTCTTATCTTTAATTAACATATTGACGCATAATTTACCTCTATCCGGATTGTAATAGCTTGATTGCACTCCACAAGGAACATCGACAGAATCATGAGGCTCTTcaccaaaatatttattgaaaaatgatgGCATCTCAGAAGTGTTTGACAGAAATGGTACGGTCTGCCTCTGTAATGTGTCACGTGGTGGTTGTCGAGATGATGTCCCCCTCATCAGGATTTGTAAAAGTATTCACTTCATCATCAACattcacttcttcttcttcttcagactcGCTGTATGACATATCGGGTTCGGAATCAGTCTTCCAAATATCATCATTATTGGCCTGATCCGGAACAACGAGCGCTTGTATCTAATGTTGGATTCGGCCAATATGGAGCATTATTTTGTTCCGACGAGACATTAATATATTGATCCCAAGGCCCACTTACATCATCGAAACTCATATTACCGAGTCATTCAGTAACCTGTGAAACATAAGATTCTTGCTCCTGGAAACCACCATATGTAGACGTACCGGGTTGGTTATAAAAACCTGAATCGGATGCATGTGGAACGTAAGATTCAGGATCATCAAATCCAACATTATGCTCAATTGAATTTGCTTCCATGTACAGATGCAAAACATGCATGTTGTCACATTGCATTATGAATTGTAAAGCATCGTCATCAACGAGATTGACTTCAATTTCATGCCAAGATGCTCTCTCCATGAATGAATACTTTGTTGACATCTTCAGAGAAAAATTCGCTGGATCGATTGCTAACATTTTATGCACAACTTCAACTAACTCCATCAAAATAATATATCGTAATACTCGTATCGGTCTAACAAATGGAATGCTATATTCAATCGATCCATTATCGCTAATTACATGACCACCAAAATATAAGAGTACGTCGATGTTAGACATTTTGTCAATGAAAATTGAGagcaaaattaaaaaaaaaagttgataCCTCGTTCCTCGAATTTTTCATCAATTATATAGGAGAAGAAATGTGAAGACTGTATAGCTTCGattcttattttaattattggtCTTCACGTGATTTTTCAGAATCTCACCTTTCACGTGAAGTTGTCAGGCATCGACTGAATGAACTGAATGAACGGACAttaaaaatcgaaaaaatataaaaaaaatgacaaaagCGCGGACGTAGGAGCGTCCGCGCTTTGTAAGCGCGGACGCTGCTCCACGTAGGCACCGTCCGCGCTTACCAAGCGCGGATTGCATTAGTTGTgcaacatttttttttcaaattagttttgtaataaaattttaaatttaaattattttaaaaaaaaaccctaaaaaaaCTACATTTTATTTACGTATTTTTTTACGTGCCAACATGTGATGCTCATGTATATCAATCTGTCTGGATTTTGACCCCTAATTAATTAAccactcactcaatttttgacCCCCTATTAGCTGGAATTGTGCTCAATATTTAGTTCATGAAATGCAAGTTATTTGTCCGTGAATCTAATTTCCTTTAGAATAATAAACAAAATATCATCACGAACAATTTATTGGAAAAAAAGAATCATCATCAATATTAGCCTAGATGAATTTGGtcttattatatttatattaaaaattttattactaTTTTAGTCGCACGTAGTAATATTTGTATGGCATTGAATATTGTTAAAAATGTACATGTCACGTTACCACTTTGATAAAGAAAGACGACAAATGCCAAATAAACTAAGTTACCAAGTTTAGATCATATAGGGTCAGTCAAAAATAAGTGGAATTATGGGTCAGTCACACAGGAAAAAAGGatatatcaatatcataataagtgGAGAGATTAATGATGGATTTATGGAGTTCTATGAACGGGCTTCTTTAAAGTTTCAATTGACGGGCCAATGATTAGATGCATATTGATAtataatgagtaggtctcttgtaagacggtctcataaatttttatttgtgagacgggtcaacactaccgatattcataataaagagtaatacttttagcataaaaaagtaatatttttttatggatgacccaaataagagatccgtctcacaaaatatgacatgtgagaccgtctcaccctcatacaagtttttgccatttataattttaagaatttagacgaaaacaaatatatatagtaaaataatatatcattttCCATCAAACGATGTCTTATAAATCCaggcaaaattttatttatttttaaaaaaagaaaaaacacaaATTCTGCTCTTATATTGGGGGAGACATACGCCATCAGAGATGGCGTGATTTGCGGCGTGACTTGTTTTTATGCAAAAGACGCGGACTCAGCACATGTTAAAAGCTGCGACACATTAACTTTGACGCGGACTCAGCACGTGTTAAAAGTTGAGACaccataattttaataatttcgaatttattataatattataaatttttttctataaatTGAATACTTGATTCTCTCCTTTCATTCATTCTTCTCGTATTTTTCATCGGTaagtttttgtatatgtttgaatttattttctcactttttgtatatttttcaaaagacGCGGACTCAgcacattttttttttgttttgcagGTTCATTTTATTTGGACAATGTTGATgatcgaagttgagtttagaaggggggggggggggggggggggtgaaaaaactctactcgtttttcctttattttgatgaggtactaaaatcctgttagagatagtagtttatcttgttgcgtataccttcacctagattacaattataggtgcggaaacaatctgatgaagtaagtgaaagacaataataacagtaggcagtagttgtttatagaagttcgaagatgaaatcttctacgtctccccttctcctgtttccagaaggtataactaaaagactttggatattacagtacaactcttgtacacacccacttcagaaggacttacacctttgcctactgaaactcttagttactcgactcaaaaattacgtgatacaaaaggttctgaaaagactattttcagattacaagctcttcctgataaagtataagtgttgtaaaagattgtgaagagtgtaagaatcagtagcacatgatgatcttcaaaagatcagatatttgctatgaagcctgtgctacttttctttgtgttgaactcaaagttatcaaggaatttcgaggttgtctcgttgagtgaaataacgttgatccttgaaaagatattatgcgtagagttctcttttttgtaagggtttgttccatgtatatataagcgactgagttcaacgtttatgatcagaagatgtcttcagatttctgatagagtcagctttattaccaaaaaaaggttcctgcagaaaagctataaaacaatcagtcctgttttatactaaactcggtaaagtgaattaaatgactccatatagtatttaatgctgcaattaatactagtacttggtaactttaacggtaacatttaaagtagtcacattaggcaacatcttctactgattctgtttttctatcctttctactgcttttgttttactagaccagtagcttctgattttctttttgtctactattttcttaaagagtgctgctggtctgctggtttttattttcatcgccacaattaattcatgtctatcaatttcctcctttgtggtgatgccaaaacctaaacAGTAGGAAAGCGTTAAATAACAGATAATCAGTTAGCAAAAGGATAATATCAATGAAATTAACACAGTAAATTGTCAATCAGTTCCAATGTTCCTGTAAATGACTTCTTCATCTTGAGGATCCTGAAATCTTCTATCTGAAGGTTCAGCTTCTGATTGCCTTAGTTCTGTTTCAGATGAAtctcttcgtttttctttccccttttttGGCATCAGCGGCAATCACATGGGCCATAAGATCATTCATTCTTCCAGACAAGTTTTGAATGCCATTGGTTAACATCTCCAGATACGGAGCTTGAGTAGAGATATGATCATTGAGAGTAGTGAGAGATTGAGtttgagaatcaatcttggcatccattacTTCCATGGAGGTGGAAAATGATCGAATGAGATCATCATTCTCGGTGAGTCGATTTAGTATATCAGTTTGAGCAAGCACGATGTGACTATGATTTCTCGATACAGCTTGTCTGAAAACAATGGTTTCAGCATGCATTTTCTCCACGGATTCCGCcgttttatatatttgtttgctCATTCGTTCTCTGAAGAGCTGAGCACCACTAAATTCTGATATGCTTTCACAGGACATCCGCTTGAATAAATCAGACAGGTTATTGAGTTTCCTTTGCAGAACGTCAATCTGAAACTCCTAATTGAATGATTCTGATTTAGGTGAGGGGGTTCGCGCAAGCATGCGTTGCCTCATTTCAGCAGCGCGAGTGTCCGTGAGAGTTTGAACAGAATCAGTGACAATCAGTGCAGTAGAGACTTGATTGGTGGTGAGGGAAGTGGTGTCCATCACAGCAGTAGAAGGACCAGGGTCAGCAGAGGTTTCATCTGGAATAGCAGAAACATTTGGTTCGACAGCAATTATGGTAGGAACAATCTCTTCATCAGGAGCAACCAAGTTGGAGACCAAGTTCTCTTCTGTTGGAGCAACGGCAGTAGGTGAAACTGATTGTTCTGCAGTTATGGGTTCAGATTGCTGGTTCAGAAGAACTTTcatttcagcttgatgagcAACAGAAAATTTCTCtagatttggcaaaagagatATAGCATCTGATTCTGCCATATGTTGTTCTGCGGTTGGAGAGGGTGATTGTGGCAATGAAGTAGCTGGAACTGCTTCCTGAGTAGTAGGGGACGTGGGAACAATTGACTCAATGACTTCTTCAACGAAAGCCAGTTCATGCACAGAAAAAAGAGATGATGACTGAAGAGGCCTTGTtggtgatgcaggagtactgagaATAGAAGCTTTTGGTGAAGCTGTAGTCCGTTCCTCAACTGTCTGGATCTGTGGAAAGTCTGGAACAAGGCCGGCTTGATATTCAATTGGCTCGCCAAAGCCCTTTTCTTGATCAAGAAGTTGCTCACTCATCTGTTTCAATTTGTCAGTTAGAATCAGAATGACGTTTTGATCCTGAACAGCAGTAGGAATTGTaggatcaaaatttgatttaagaattttcagaacCGATTCCAACTTCTGACATTTCAGCTGTTCGAGGATGTAGCTTCTTCTACGCAATGCCTCGATTACATTTTCTGTTTTGGCAAGCTGAAAGACCCTATTCTCAGCGTTCATTATTTTCCCATAGGATCCTTTCGTCTTGAAGTAAgcaaaagaatgaaaaattcGGACCTTGTGCCACTCGTCAAAGAAATTCATGTCATCATTGGCAGAGCTTTCTATTTCTGCCAAATGAAGATCAACACCTGTGGTCACAGTTGTTCTGAGTCCAAAAAATTGTGGTTCTTCAATCATCTTTCCTTTGCCTATGTCGGTTGATGAGATAGGCAAAATGGGTCGAAATGCAGAAGACCCCCTTGTTGGTTCTCTAATCACTATTCCAGACATTGGTCTGAAAATAGAAGCAGTAGATGTTGCTGGAACAGATGCAGCAGCTTGCACTGAAGTAGGAGCATTGGATCGTGCAGATGGAACCACTTTTGGAAACACCTGTCTGATTGGCACTTTCTCAATTTCAGAAATTGCTGCTGTCTTCTTGATTTTAAGAACAGTCCGTGCTTTCTTTTTGATTGGAGTTGGTAGGGATGGTTGAACATCAGCAGCAGACTCTTCTGatactgttttatcagaatcagtagagacgatcactcttttccttttaatctttcgttgagGTTTCTGAGTTTCAGAAAGAGTCtctccaatctcctttttcaaggcaacaaattcagccacgGTTGGCTTGGGCCTTAAAGCGAGTACATTCTCAGCATCAATCATTGTTATCGAAACAGCATCCTGTTCACTTGTAAAAGCGAAACCAGCATCCTTGAGCAttttgctgatctgaacagcaa
This sequence is a window from Primulina tabacum isolate GXHZ01 chromosome 17, ASM2559414v2, whole genome shotgun sequence. Protein-coding genes within it:
- the LOC142530664 gene encoding uncharacterized protein LOC142530664, which codes for MPSFFNKYFGEEPHDSVDVPCGVQSSYYNPDRGKLCVNMLIKDKNDLIASIKDYSVRVVRREYRVVVSTRSLWKLRCKNNSSTIICRWGLRASLKAKTGYWKITKYDGPHTCISTSVGLDHKNLNSDMVAHTLLGVVRCDPSYEIKYIIENVKDKYGYQISYTKAWRSLKRAIEIAYGTWESSVQLLPKYMCALSKYNQGTVVEWKHLRANNEMSKTLNYVFWAFRPCVDGFQHCRKIISVDGTHLYTKCKHKMLISVTLDANNQVLPLAFAIVDEETTDSWK